The following proteins are co-located in the Diaphorobacter sp. HDW4B genome:
- a CDS encoding bifunctional 3-phosphoshikimate 1-carboxyvinyltransferase/cytidylate kinase, with the protein MFTTEYLDLPPLQSAGGSVQLPGSKSISNRVLLLSALSEGTTEVRDLLASDDTRVMLDALRQIGCDVQEGAGDNSGTVRITGLGTKAPNSPASLFLGNAGTAMRPLTAALSLLGGDFELKGVPRMHERPIGDLIDALRQLGCQIDYLGNEGFPPLHIQHGNGLPALKLDESIKVRGDVSSQFLTALLMALPLVAKTQDIVIDVVGELISKPYIHITLELLARFGIVVKHDHWQRFTIAKGSRYVSPGVLHVEADASSASYFIALGAIAPASEGQNGIKVLGVGQDSIQGDIRFVEAARAMGADIESGPNWLQIRRGAWPLKAIEMDCNHIPDAAMTLAVMALFADGTTTLTNIASWRVKETDRIAAMAIESRKLGAVIEEGPDYLRITPPATVADWRAASIHTYDDHRVAMCFSLATFNPAGVPVRIEDPKCVGKTFPDYFEALFSVAKVRIDHIPVICLDGPTASGKGTVAAAVAKKLGYRFLDSGAMYRISAYAALKAGMVIDAAHEERIAAHARELPVHFEGGRILLDKEDVTDAIRTEEAGMNASKVSALPLVRLALVDLQHSFQKLPGLVADGRDMGTVIFPEAPLKVFLTASAACRAERRLKQLISKGISANIDTLRADLEARDARDQNRAVAPLKPAVDALVLDNSALSVDEAVDQVIAWWQARQPFGA; encoded by the coding sequence ATGTTCACTACCGAGTACCTCGACCTGCCACCGCTGCAATCCGCAGGCGGCAGCGTGCAACTCCCCGGCTCCAAGAGCATCTCCAACCGCGTTCTGCTGCTGTCCGCTTTAAGCGAAGGCACGACCGAAGTGCGCGATCTGCTGGCCTCCGACGACACCCGCGTGATGTTGGACGCGCTGCGCCAGATCGGCTGCGATGTGCAGGAGGGCGCGGGCGACAACTCCGGCACCGTGCGCATCACCGGCCTTGGCACCAAGGCGCCGAATTCGCCCGCCAGCCTGTTCCTCGGCAATGCCGGAACGGCCATGCGCCCGCTGACTGCGGCACTCTCGCTGCTGGGCGGCGACTTTGAACTCAAGGGTGTGCCGCGCATGCACGAGCGCCCGATCGGCGACCTGATCGACGCGCTGCGCCAGCTCGGCTGCCAGATCGACTATCTCGGCAACGAAGGCTTTCCGCCGCTGCACATCCAACATGGCAACGGCCTGCCCGCGCTCAAGCTCGATGAATCGATCAAGGTGCGCGGCGACGTCTCCAGCCAGTTCCTCACGGCGCTGCTGATGGCGCTGCCGCTGGTGGCCAAGACGCAGGACATCGTCATCGACGTGGTCGGCGAACTGATCTCCAAGCCCTACATCCACATCACGCTGGAGCTGCTCGCGCGCTTCGGCATCGTGGTCAAGCACGACCACTGGCAACGCTTCACCATCGCGAAGGGCAGCCGCTATGTGTCGCCCGGCGTGCTGCATGTGGAGGCGGATGCCTCTTCCGCCAGCTACTTCATCGCTCTGGGCGCGATTGCCCCGGCAAGCGAGGGCCAGAACGGCATCAAGGTGCTGGGCGTCGGTCAGGATTCGATTCAGGGCGACATCCGTTTTGTCGAAGCCGCCCGCGCCATGGGTGCCGACATCGAAAGCGGCCCGAACTGGCTGCAGATTCGCCGTGGTGCCTGGCCGCTCAAGGCCATCGAGATGGACTGCAACCACATTCCCGACGCCGCCATGACGCTGGCGGTGATGGCGCTGTTTGCCGATGGCACGACCACGCTCACCAACATCGCAAGCTGGCGCGTGAAGGAAACCGACCGCATCGCCGCCATGGCCATCGAAAGCCGCAAGCTGGGCGCGGTCATCGAAGAAGGCCCGGACTACCTGCGCATCACGCCGCCCGCCACAGTGGCCGACTGGAGGGCCGCCAGCATCCACACCTATGACGACCACCGCGTCGCCATGTGCTTCTCGCTCGCGACCTTCAATCCTGCAGGCGTTCCGGTGCGCATTGAAGACCCCAAGTGCGTGGGCAAGACCTTCCCCGACTACTTCGAGGCGCTGTTCAGCGTCGCCAAAGTCCGCATCGATCACATTCCGGTGATCTGCCTCGACGGCCCGACCGCATCCGGCAAGGGTACGGTGGCCGCTGCGGTCGCCAAGAAGCTCGGCTACCGCTTTCTCGATTCGGGCGCGATGTACCGCATCTCCGCCTACGCTGCCCTCAAAGCCGGCATGGTCATTGACGCGGCCCACGAAGAGCGCATCGCCGCCCACGCCCGCGAGCTGCCCGTGCATTTCGAGGGCGGTCGCATCCTGCTCGACAAGGAAGACGTCACCGATGCCATCCGCACCGAAGAGGCTGGCATGAACGCCTCCAAGGTCTCGGCGCTGCCTCTGGTGCGCCTCGCGCTGGTCGATCTGCAACACAGTTTTCAGAAGCTGCCGGGCCTCGTGGCGGACGGCCGCGACATGGGCACGGTGATCTTCCCGGAAGCCCCTTTGAAGGTGTTTTTGACCGCCTCCGCAGCATGTCGCGCGGAGCGCCGCCTTAAGCAGTTGATTTCTAAAGGAATTTCAGCTAATATCGACACTCTTCGCGCAGACTTGGAAGCGCGTGACGCCCGGGATCAGAACCGCGCGGTCGCGCCCCTCAAGCCCGCCGTGGATGCTCTGGTGCTGGACAACTCTGCTCTTTCCGTCGATGAGGCGGTGGATCAGGTGATTGCCTGGTGGCAGGCACGTCAGCCGTTCGGCGCTTGA
- the rpsA gene encoding 30S ribosomal protein S1, with the protein MSESFAALFEESLQRTEMRPGEVITAEVVRVEHNFVVVNAGLKSEAYVPIDEFKNDQGEIEVQVGDFVSVAIGSIENGYGDTILSRDTAKRLASWLSLEKALESGEFVTGTTSGKVKGGLTVLVNGIRAFLPGSLIDTRPIKDLTPYENKTMEFKVIKLDRKRNNVVLSRRAVVEASMGEERAKLMETLKEGAIVNGVVKNITEYGAFVDLGGIDGLLHITDMAWRRVRHPSEVVQAGQEITAKILKFDTEKNRVSLGLKQMGDDPWMGVARRYPSGTRLFGKVTNIADYGAFVELEPGIEGLVHVSEMDWTNKNVAPSKLVSLGDEVEVMVLEIDEDKRRISLGMKQCKANPWQEFAQNTKRGDRVKGPIKSITDFGVFVGLAAGIDGLVHLSDLSWNEPGEAAVRNYKKGQEVEAIVLAVDVDRERISLGIKQLDSDPFTTFVTVNDKGQIVSGKVKTVDARGAEIDLGEDIIGYLRASEISRDRVEDARNVLKEGDEITAVVVNVDRKTRNIQLSIKAKDQADQQEAMASLSAQSAKENAGTTSLGALLRAKLNDSDK; encoded by the coding sequence ATGTCTGAATCTTTTGCCGCCCTATTTGAAGAATCGTTGCAGCGTACGGAAATGCGCCCAGGCGAAGTCATCACTGCTGAAGTGGTGCGCGTTGAACACAACTTCGTGGTTGTCAACGCTGGCCTGAAGTCCGAAGCCTACGTGCCAATCGACGAATTCAAGAACGACCAGGGCGAAATCGAAGTCCAAGTGGGTGACTTCGTGTCCGTGGCCATCGGCTCGATCGAAAACGGCTACGGCGACACCATCCTGTCGCGCGACACCGCCAAGCGTCTGGCTTCGTGGCTGTCCCTCGAAAAGGCTCTGGAATCCGGCGAATTCGTCACCGGTACAACGTCTGGCAAGGTCAAGGGCGGCCTGACCGTTCTGGTCAACGGCATCCGCGCATTCCTGCCCGGTTCGCTGATCGACACACGTCCAATCAAGGACCTGACTCCATACGAAAACAAGACGATGGAATTCAAGGTCATCAAGCTCGACCGCAAGCGCAACAACGTTGTGCTGTCGCGTCGCGCTGTGGTGGAAGCCTCGATGGGCGAAGAGCGCGCCAAGCTGATGGAAACGCTGAAGGAAGGCGCCATCGTCAACGGCGTGGTCAAGAACATCACCGAATACGGTGCGTTCGTGGACCTCGGCGGCATCGACGGCCTGCTGCACATCACCGACATGGCATGGCGTCGCGTGCGTCACCCATCGGAAGTGGTGCAAGCCGGTCAGGAAATCACCGCCAAGATCCTCAAGTTCGACACCGAAAAGAACCGCGTGTCCCTGGGCCTCAAGCAAATGGGCGACGACCCATGGATGGGCGTTGCTCGCCGTTATCCTTCGGGCACACGTCTGTTCGGCAAGGTCACCAACATTGCCGACTACGGCGCGTTCGTGGAACTGGAACCAGGCATCGAAGGTCTGGTGCACGTTTCCGAAATGGACTGGACCAACAAGAACGTTGCTCCTTCCAAGCTCGTGTCGCTGGGTGACGAAGTCGAAGTCATGGTCCTCGAGATCGACGAAGACAAGCGCCGCATCAGCCTGGGCATGAAGCAGTGCAAGGCCAACCCATGGCAAGAATTCGCACAGAACACCAAGCGCGGCGACCGCGTGAAGGGTCCGATCAAGTCGATCACCGACTTCGGCGTGTTCGTGGGTCTGGCTGCCGGCATCGACGGTCTGGTTCACCTGTCCGACCTGTCCTGGAATGAGCCCGGCGAAGCTGCCGTGCGCAACTACAAGAAGGGCCAGGAAGTTGAAGCAATCGTGTTGGCAGTCGATGTCGATCGCGAGCGCATCTCCCTGGGCATCAAGCAGCTCGACAGCGATCCATTCACGACTTTCGTGACTGTGAACGACAAGGGCCAGATCGTGTCCGGCAAGGTCAAGACTGTGGACGCCCGTGGCGCTGAAATCGACCTCGGCGAAGACATCATCGGCTACCTGCGCGCTTCCGAAATCTCCCGTGACCGCGTGGAAGATGCTCGCAACGTGCTCAAGGAAGGCGACGAAATCACAGCCGTGGTGGTGAACGTGGATCGCAAGACCCGCAACATCCAGCTGTCGATCAAGGCCAAGGACCAAGCTGACCAGCAAGAAGCCATGGCTTCCCTGTCCGCTCAGTCCGCCAAGGAAAACGCTGGCACGACCAGCCTGGGTGCCCTGCTGCGCGCCAAGCTGAACGACTCCGACAAGTAA
- a CDS encoding integration host factor subunit beta, with product MTRSDLVEELAARFTQLTQRDAEIAVKTILDAVSDALVRGHRIEIRGFGSFSVTRRPPRMGRNPRSGEAVAIPEKRVPHFKPGKALREAVDQRDLAAAAARKDPS from the coding sequence ATGACCCGATCTGACCTTGTTGAGGAACTGGCCGCCCGCTTCACCCAATTGACGCAGCGCGATGCCGAAATCGCCGTCAAAACCATTCTCGACGCCGTCAGCGATGCGCTGGTGCGTGGTCACCGCATCGAAATTCGCGGCTTCGGCAGCTTCTCCGTCACACGTCGTCCGCCCCGCATGGGCCGCAATCCACGCAGTGGCGAAGCCGTCGCCATCCCCGAAAAGCGCGTGCCGCACTTCAAGCCGGGCAAGGCCCTGCGCGAAGCCGTCGATCAGCGCGACCTTGCCGCCGCCGCCGCGCGCAAGGACCCTTCGTAA
- a CDS encoding lipopolysaccharide assembly LapA domain-containing protein, protein MKYFLWLLKAAIFFTLFAFALNNQQDAIVHFFFGTQWRAPLVLIVLAAFALGVVIGVLGMVPRWWKHRAAAQRAVVPDANASTAAPAQAPSPVNDPALQQPPIHGI, encoded by the coding sequence ATGAAATATTTCCTGTGGCTGCTCAAGGCAGCCATATTCTTCACGTTGTTCGCCTTCGCGCTGAACAACCAACAGGACGCCATCGTCCACTTCTTCTTTGGCACGCAATGGCGCGCGCCGCTGGTGCTGATCGTGCTGGCTGCGTTTGCGCTCGGCGTGGTGATCGGCGTTCTGGGCATGGTGCCGCGCTGGTGGAAGCATCGCGCTGCGGCGCAACGTGCCGTCGTGCCTGACGCCAACGCCAGCACAGCCGCTCCCGCACAGGCCCCGAGCCCCGTCAACGACCCCGCACTGCAGCAGCCTCCCATCCATGGAATTTGA
- the lapB gene encoding lipopolysaccharide assembly protein LapB has translation MEFDLSWILLGLPVAFVLGWLASRVDLRQIRDENRRAPKAYFKGLNFLLNEQQDQAIDAFIEAVQKDPDTTELHFALGNLFRRRGEYNRAVRVHEHLLSRGDLSRADRDRAQHALALDFLKAGLLDRAEDALRRLEGTPFEAQARVALLAIYERSRDWPQAMAITQKMQEAHQGDFSARQAHFLCEQAQAKSAQGDTDGAEALLRQAVQIAPQSARARIELARLKQRAGQAKEALDMLLELADIAPLWLPLAVPLMVELGMATGDTEKVHALLRQRYDVMPSLDLLDGIVSLENTLGNGANSREWYVRHLEHESSLVAAAKWLHDEKLEHEQFHPQVQRSLDQAAKPLTRYRCAACGFEARQHFWQCPGCQTWDSYPARRVEEL, from the coding sequence ATGGAATTTGATCTCAGCTGGATTCTGCTGGGCCTGCCCGTTGCCTTCGTGCTGGGCTGGCTGGCTTCGCGCGTCGATCTGCGCCAGATTCGCGACGAGAACCGCCGCGCGCCCAAGGCGTATTTCAAGGGACTGAACTTTCTGCTCAACGAGCAGCAGGATCAGGCCATCGACGCCTTCATCGAAGCCGTGCAGAAAGACCCCGACACGACCGAGCTGCACTTTGCGCTCGGCAACCTGTTCCGCCGCCGTGGCGAATACAACCGCGCCGTGCGCGTGCACGAGCACCTGCTCTCGCGCGGCGACCTGAGCCGTGCCGACCGCGACCGTGCCCAGCATGCCCTCGCCCTCGACTTTCTGAAGGCAGGTCTGCTCGACCGCGCCGAAGACGCGCTGCGCCGCCTCGAAGGCACGCCGTTCGAGGCACAGGCACGCGTTGCGCTGCTGGCCATCTACGAACGCTCGCGCGACTGGCCGCAGGCCATGGCGATCACCCAGAAGATGCAGGAAGCCCATCAAGGTGACTTCAGCGCGCGTCAGGCCCATTTTCTGTGCGAGCAGGCGCAAGCCAAGTCCGCGCAGGGCGACACCGACGGCGCCGAAGCGCTGCTCCGCCAGGCCGTGCAGATCGCCCCGCAATCGGCACGCGCGCGCATCGAACTCGCTCGCCTCAAGCAACGCGCTGGTCAAGCGAAAGAAGCGCTGGACATGCTGCTGGAGCTGGCCGACATCGCCCCCCTCTGGCTGCCGCTCGCCGTGCCGCTGATGGTCGAGCTCGGCATGGCCACGGGCGACACGGAAAAGGTGCATGCGCTGCTGCGCCAGCGCTACGACGTGATGCCCTCGCTCGATCTGCTCGATGGCATCGTTTCGCTCGAAAACACGCTGGGCAACGGCGCGAATTCCCGCGAATGGTATGTGCGCCACCTCGAACACGAGTCGTCCCTAGTCGCTGCGGCCAAATGGCTCCATGACGAAAAGCTCGAACATGAGCAATTTCACCCTCAGGTGCAACGATCTCTTGATCAGGCCGCAAAGCCGCTCACACGCTACCGCTGTGCTGCCTGCGGCTTTGAGGCCCGTCAGCATTTCTGGCAGTGTCCCGGCTGCCAGACATGGGATAGTTACCCGGCGCGCAGGGTCGAGGAGCTTTAA
- a CDS encoding helix-hairpin-helix domain-containing protein produces MKIQQFRRWFTGLAAILSTTFALAAVDINKASEAELDGIKGIGPATTRLIMEQRKSGPFADWADVSKRVKGIGTKRAAKLSGEGLTVNGQAFAGAADASAKPGKSAPVRAAKADVAPAAAPAATAPAPTMTDTAKAQKP; encoded by the coding sequence ATGAAAATCCAACAGTTCCGACGCTGGTTCACAGGCTTGGCCGCCATCCTGAGCACGACCTTCGCGCTCGCAGCGGTCGACATCAACAAGGCCAGCGAGGCCGAGCTGGATGGCATCAAGGGCATCGGCCCGGCCACCACCCGACTGATCATGGAGCAGCGCAAATCCGGGCCATTTGCCGACTGGGCCGATGTGAGCAAGCGCGTGAAGGGCATTGGCACCAAGCGCGCGGCCAAGCTGTCGGGCGAAGGTTTGACGGTCAATGGACAAGCCTTTGCCGGTGCCGCCGACGCCAGCGCCAAGCCAGGCAAGTCCGCACCCGTCAGAGCCGCAAAGGCCGATGTCGCGCCCGCTGCAGCTCCTGCAGCGACAGCTCCAGCCCCCACCATGACAGACACAGCCAAGGCGCAAAAGCCCTGA
- a CDS encoding monovalent cation/H+ antiporter subunit A translates to MPLLLLIILPLIGSVIAALLPANARNTESTLAGFIALFCTVQTALLFPEIANGGVVRQEFAWLPALGLNFVIRMDGFAWMFSMLIMGIGSLVVLYARYYMSPADPVPRFFSFFLAFMGAMSGVVLSGNIIQLVFFWELTSLFSFLLIGYWHHREDARRGARMALTVTGTGGLCLLAGMLVIGHIVGSYDLDRVLGSAELVRNHPMYLTALILVLLGAFTKSAQFPFQFWLPNAMAAPTPVSSYLHSATMVKAGVFLLARFWPVMAGTDEWFWLVGGVGVATLLVGGYAAMFQTDLKGLLAYSTISHLGLITLLLGMNSPLAAVAAVFHIMNHATFKASLFMATGIIDHESGTRDTRRLSGLRHMMPVTATLATVAAAAMAGVPLLNGFLSKEMFFAETVFVDAAPIVGIVMPILATIAGVFSVAYSLHFIVDVFWGPKSTDLPLEPHEPPHWMRVPVELLVLACLLVGIFPNWAIGRFLDAAALPVIGTGQLPEFSLAIWHGFNTPLVMSIIALAGGILLYWLLRTQRDAGRIDGPPVMQLINGRRIFEVFITLLTHAGRRGKRLLSTHKLQWQMMWLALGTVVAAIIPLVARGIEFGNRGTLPISPAFIILWSVGSACALAAAWQAKYHRLAALTLMGGSGLCTVLTFLWFSAPDLALTQLVVEIVTTILILLGLRWLPKRDQAISLADDKSMRTRARRTRDFVIAACAGTGMAWLAYAMMSRPFPESTSTFFLEHALTEGGGTNVVNVMLVDFRGFDTFGEIVVLGIVALTVYALLRRFRPAPEAMDLPEQQRWLAPDLQTDLLNPRNAKDTAVGYLMVPAVLVRLLLPFAALVSFYLFLRGHNEPGGGFVAGLVLSVGLLLQYIISGTEWVEEHLTLFPRKWIALGMLFALGTGLGSIFFGYPFLTSHTAHFTLPVIGEIHIASALFFDIGVYLLVVGSTLLILVAIAHQSVRGHRYHQRLLEEQKEAHTVEKPEEPERLASDDDTAPDFKPPQGAH, encoded by the coding sequence ATGCCCTTGCTCTTGTTGATCATCCTTCCGTTGATCGGCAGCGTCATTGCCGCCTTGTTGCCTGCGAACGCGCGCAATACGGAGTCGACGCTGGCCGGTTTCATCGCGCTTTTCTGCACGGTACAGACGGCTTTGCTGTTCCCCGAAATCGCCAACGGCGGTGTGGTGCGGCAGGAGTTCGCATGGCTTCCTGCCCTGGGTCTGAACTTCGTGATCCGCATGGACGGCTTTGCATGGATGTTCAGCATGCTCATCATGGGCATCGGCAGTCTGGTCGTTCTGTACGCGCGCTACTACATGTCGCCCGCCGATCCGGTGCCGCGCTTCTTCTCGTTCTTTCTGGCCTTCATGGGCGCGATGTCGGGCGTCGTGCTGTCGGGCAACATCATCCAACTGGTGTTCTTCTGGGAACTGACCAGCCTGTTCTCCTTCCTTCTGATCGGTTACTGGCACCACCGCGAAGACGCTCGCCGTGGCGCGCGCATGGCCCTCACGGTGACGGGCACGGGCGGCCTGTGCCTGCTCGCGGGCATGCTGGTGATCGGTCACATCGTGGGCAGCTACGATCTCGACCGCGTGCTGGGCTCGGCCGAGCTGGTGCGCAACCATCCGATGTACCTCACGGCGCTGATTCTGGTGCTGTTGGGCGCGTTCACCAAAAGCGCGCAGTTCCCCTTCCAGTTCTGGCTGCCCAATGCGATGGCCGCGCCCACACCCGTGTCGTCCTATCTGCACTCGGCCACGATGGTGAAGGCTGGCGTGTTTCTGCTGGCGCGCTTCTGGCCGGTGATGGCGGGCACGGACGAATGGTTCTGGCTGGTCGGGGGCGTGGGCGTTGCCACGCTGCTGGTAGGCGGCTACGCGGCCATGTTCCAGACGGATCTGAAGGGCCTGCTCGCTTACTCGACCATCTCGCACCTGGGCCTGATCACGCTGCTGCTGGGCATGAACAGCCCGCTCGCCGCCGTGGCTGCGGTCTTTCACATCATGAACCACGCGACCTTCAAGGCATCGCTGTTCATGGCCACTGGCATCATCGACCACGAGAGCGGCACACGCGACACGCGCAGGCTTTCGGGACTGAGACACATGATGCCGGTGACCGCAACACTCGCCACCGTCGCCGCTGCGGCGATGGCTGGCGTGCCGCTGCTCAATGGTTTCCTGTCCAAGGAAATGTTCTTTGCCGAGACCGTGTTCGTCGATGCCGCGCCGATCGTCGGCATCGTCATGCCGATTCTGGCGACGATTGCCGGCGTGTTCAGCGTGGCCTATTCGCTGCATTTCATCGTCGATGTGTTCTGGGGTCCCAAGTCCACCGATCTGCCGCTGGAGCCGCACGAGCCGCCGCACTGGATGCGCGTGCCGGTCGAGCTGTTGGTGCTGGCCTGTCTGCTGGTCGGCATCTTCCCGAACTGGGCGATAGGCCGCTTCCTCGACGCCGCCGCGCTGCCCGTGATCGGCACCGGCCAGTTGCCTGAATTCAGCCTCGCGATCTGGCATGGCTTCAACACCCCGCTGGTCATGAGCATCATTGCGCTGGCGGGCGGCATTCTGCTGTACTGGCTGCTGCGCACACAGCGCGATGCGGGCCGCATCGATGGCCCGCCGGTCATGCAGCTCATCAACGGTCGCCGCATCTTCGAGGTCTTCATCACGCTGCTGACTCACGCCGGGCGTCGCGGCAAGCGCCTGCTGTCCACGCACAAACTGCAGTGGCAGATGATGTGGTTGGCGCTGGGCACCGTGGTCGCCGCCATCATTCCGCTGGTCGCGCGCGGCATCGAATTCGGCAATCGCGGCACGCTGCCGATCTCGCCCGCCTTCATCATTCTCTGGTCCGTGGGCTCGGCCTGCGCGCTTGCGGCTGCCTGGCAGGCCAAGTACCACCGTCTGGCCGCATTGACGCTGATGGGCGGCTCGGGCCTGTGCACGGTGCTGACTTTTCTGTGGTTCTCCGCACCCGATCTGGCGCTCACGCAACTGGTGGTGGAAATCGTCACCACCATCCTCATCCTGCTGGGTCTGCGCTGGTTGCCCAAGCGGGATCAGGCGATCTCGCTGGCCGACGACAAGTCCATGCGCACCCGCGCACGCCGCACGCGCGACTTCGTGATCGCCGCCTGCGCGGGCACCGGCATGGCCTGGCTGGCCTACGCGATGATGAGCCGACCCTTCCCGGAAAGCACCTCGACCTTCTTCCTCGAACATGCGCTCACCGAAGGCGGCGGCACGAACGTCGTCAACGTGATGCTGGTCGACTTCCGGGGCTTCGACACCTTCGGCGAAATCGTCGTGCTCGGCATCGTCGCGCTCACAGTCTATGCACTGCTGCGCCGCTTCCGCCCCGCACCTGAAGCCATGGACCTGCCCGAGCAGCAGCGCTGGCTCGCCCCTGACTTGCAGACCGACCTGCTCAATCCGCGCAACGCCAAGGACACGGCCGTGGGCTATCTGATGGTGCCAGCCGTGCTGGTGCGACTGCTGCTGCCGTTCGCCGCGCTGGTGTCGTTCTATCTGTTCCTGCGTGGTCACAACGAACCCGGTGGCGGCTTTGTGGCAGGCCTTGTGCTGTCGGTCGGTTTGCTGCTGCAGTACATCATCTCCGGCACCGAATGGGTCGAGGAGCATCTCACGCTGTTCCCGCGCAAGTGGATTGCGCTGGGCATGCTGTTCGCGCTGGGCACCGGTCTGGGCTCGATCTTCTTCGGCTACCCGTTCCTCACCAGCCACACGGCGCATTTCACGCTGCCGGTGATCGGCGAGATCCACATCGCGAGCGCGCTGTTCTTCGACATCGGCGTGTACCTGCTGGTGGTCGGCTCGACGCTGCTGATCCTCGTTGCCATTGCCCACCAGTCCGTGCGCGGCCACCGCTACCACCAGCGCCTGCTGGAGGAGCAAAAGGAAGCTCACACCGTTGAAAAACCAGAGGAACCCGAACGCTTGGCATCCGACGACGACACCGCCCCCGACTTCAAACCACCACAAGGAGCCCACTGA
- a CDS encoding Na+/H+ antiporter subunit C: protein MEIVLAIAIGVLTGSGVWLLLRPRTFQVIMGLSLLAYAVNLFMFSMGRIGLAIDKEPVLAAGVPKDLHHYADPMPQALVLTAIVIGFAMTALFLVVLLALRGMSGTDHVDGVDARNSQEMP from the coding sequence ATGGAAATCGTACTTGCCATCGCCATCGGCGTGCTCACGGGATCCGGCGTCTGGCTGCTGCTGCGTCCGCGTACCTTCCAGGTGATCATGGGCCTGTCGCTGCTGGCCTATGCGGTCAACCTGTTCATGTTCAGCATGGGCCGCATTGGTCTTGCGATCGACAAGGAGCCCGTGCTTGCAGCCGGCGTTCCCAAGGATCTGCACCACTACGCTGACCCGATGCCTCAGGCGCTCGTGCTCACGGCCATCGTGATCGGCTTCGCCATGACGGCGCTGTTCCTCGTCGTGCTGCTCGCGCTGCGCGGCATGAGCGGCACCGACCATGTGGATGGCGTCGATGCGCGCAACTCGCAGGAGATGCCATGA